CGATCGTTTTTTCGCTAGGCGTGTGCTGAGATAAACTGGGCGCAAGTTTGCTGTTATTAAAATTATACTTTACTGGAGAGGGATGTGTCACATTATAAAGATGAGCAAAAGCATGCCCTAAGGCTTGAATAAAATCAGTAGTGAAATGCTGGCGCGAACCGCGAATATCATAAGCACGAAATAAGGAGTGCTGCGCAGCAAAATACGGCATTGCTTACTTTCCTTATTGTCGTGATTAACATGGTAATGGTTGATAAAAAATAAATCGCTGACTATTATTTATGCAATTTATGATAAATGACTATTCATGGTGAATAGAAATTGAATGATGGTTATTGACGACCGGAATGTCCAAAACCACCAGCACCGCGGGCACTGGTATCGCTAAACTCTGTCACGACTTCAAATTCAGGACGGGCAACAGGGACAACCACATATTGTGCCATGCGTTCTGCTGGATTGAGGACAAAGTCTTCCAGGCTACGATTCCAAATACTGACCATCAGCTCACCTTGATAATCCGCATCAATCAAGCCGACTAAATTACCTAAAACAATACCATGCTTATGACCAAGACCTGAACGCGGTAAAATCATCCCTGCAAAGTTAGGATCTTGGATATAAATCGCCAGACCAGTACCAATCAAATGCGTTGTCCCAGCTTTAATCGTCAAAGGCTCATCAATACAAGCGCGCAAATCAATACCAGCACTGCCATCAGTAGCACGAGTTGGCAAAGAAAACGCTTTATCTTCAGTAATTTTAGGGTTTAATACTTTAACTTGTACAGCTTGCATAACGCACTCACTTAACGATTTAATGGTTTTTTAAACAGAATGAATCACATTTTTAAATATACTTAACAGCAATTATTATAATGAATAACTGATGGTTTTTAACTTTTAGTTTCTAAATTTTAACAGGCGATTGACTAAAGAATCAGTACGCTCGCCAAGCCCAAGAATGACATAAAGCCGACAATATCCGTTACCGTAGTCAGGATAACGGAAGCAGATAATGCCGGATCGATATTCATGCGTTTCAGCATCAGCGGAATACTAATGCCCGAGACATTGGCGGCAGTCATATTAATCGCAATCGCCAGACCAATAACTGCACTGATTTTTATGTTATGAAACCACAATTGCGCAATAAACGCCATGATTATCGCCCATATGATACCGTTTATCGCCCCAACCCACAGCTCTTTATTTAATAACCATACGCGGTTAGAGCCACCGATTTGTCCCATTGCCATACCGCGAATGACGACGGTAAGTGTCTGCGAGCCTGCAATACCGCCCATACTGGCCACCACGGGCATCAGTATCGCCAGCGCCACCACTTTTGCCAGTACTGCCTCAAACTGTCCAATCACAGCCGCGGCTAACAGCGCGGTGCATAAATTGATACCGAGCCAAATACTACGGCTTTTGGCGCTGGTCAAAATAGGCGCAAACAGCTCTTCATCTTGACTGACGCCAGCCAAGTTTTTCATGGTGCTGTCGACATCATCTTGGATAATCTCCATGATGTCCTCACCGTTTAGTTGACCAACCAGCTCGCCATGACTGTTAATCACTGGGGCAAAACGAATATCCTCTGAGCGAAAAATCGCCGCGGCATCCTGAATGTCCAAGCGATCATTGATGGTAATTGCGGTATCAATCAAATCCGCAACTAGGGTGCTCTGCTTATGTTTAATCAAATCAACCAGACTTAATAAGCCGAGTAATTGCTGGCTTTGATCGACGACCAATAGCTCTTGGCTTTCATCATCCAGTAAATCAATATTTTCTCGCAACCATTTCTGCACGTCAGCCAGCGTCATATCTTCTCGCACCTGAATAAGCTCAGGATCCATATAGCTGCCAACTTCCCAGTCGGCATAGGTATCGAGTTTATTGACCTGAATGCGTATATCTTCATCCAAAGTCGCCATCACCGAAGTACGCACACTTTCGGTGACCGTGTCTAGAATCTCTGAGATATCTTGCGCATCAAGATCTTGGGTAAACAGCGATATCTCTTTGGAAGAGATATTTTCCATCAATGGCTGGCGTGTATCAAACTCTAGCTCAGCTAGCACTTCACCTTTGATGTTGTCTGGTACTTGCGCCCAAATCAGTAGTCGGCTCTGAGTCGGGAATGACTCTAATAAGTTGGCAATCTCATATTCTGACTGCCTCCCTAAAAACTCAGTAATCGCCTCGTACGCTTTATCTGCCACCAACTGTTGCAAGTAGAGTAGTTTATACTCAGCGTTAGATTCAGCCGGATTATAATCTCCCTGTCGGGTTAATGGTCGTTCAGAATTCGGCGTAGGAACGGGCATAAAGGTTCCAAGTTTTTCAAAATTGTTAAATAATAATGACTAAGATATAGGCTTAATGTTTAATTAATGAGTTGTATAGTCGGTGAAAAGTAATATCGATACAACACGTATTGCTGGTGCAAATTTTTCTTGCTTGCTGTGCCTACGCAGACAGAGGCTGCAAAAAATTTACACCAGCAATACGGTAGCGACTTTAAAGTATTTCAACTATATTGAAAATAATAGAGGCAGACTTTAAAGGTTAAATATTAGCGATTGCCTAATAAAGCCCGAATGTTAGCCAAGTATTCATCAGCGACTGCTGCGGGGTCTTTGGTGGCTTTTTGTTTTTTTGCTTTGGCAGGCCAGTCGATATGATCTTCTGGCAACTCATCTAAAAACCGTGATTCAGAGGTCACGCGCATTTGACCGCCAGCACGCCGCTGGGTGGCTAATGTCAAGGTTAGCTCACGACGCGCGCGAGTAATGCCCACATACATCAAGCGTCGTTCTTCTTCGACCGTCTCGCTTAAAATTGAGTTGCGATGCGGTAGCATCTCTTCCTCCAGACCCATGATATACACGAAATCAAATTCCAAGCCCTTGGCGGCATGTAAGGTCATCAGATTGACTTTATTGGTATTTTCTTCTTCTTGCTGCTGCTCAAGCATATCAAGCAATACCAACTTGCGAATGATGGTATCAATCGTCCGATCTTCGTCTTCTTCAGCGCGATTAATCAGCGATTGGATACTGGTATAAAGCATATCGATATTATCAATACGGTTTTTTTCTTGCTGCGGTGTTTTAGAGTCACTGCGGACAAAATCAATATAACCAGTCTCATCAATCATCTGGCGTACGATTGGTACAGGGTCAGGATGTTGATCAAGCTCACGAGTGTAATGCTCAATAAAATCGCCAAACTCTTTTAGCGTGCTGTAAGCTTTTGATGGCAAGACATGAGCAAGACCGGCATGCGTACAAGAGGCAAGTAGTGAGATGCTATGCTCTTGTGAAAATAAGCCAAGCTTTTCGAGCGTGGCTGGTCCCATACCGCGCTTGGGTGTATTAATCACCCGTAAAAATGCACTGTCGTCTTCTGGGTTTAAAATCAGACGCAAGTAGCTCATAACGTCTTTGATTTCACTACGGGCAAAGAATGATTGACCACCGGACAATTTATAAGGTACTTGCAATTGACGAAGTTGTGCTTCAAGCATCCGCGCCTGAAAGTTACTACGATAGAGAACCGCGTATTGTTCCCATTCATTGCCAAAGCGCAGTTTATGAGTGACGATTTCTTTGGCGACGCGCTCAGACTCATCATCATCATTACGGCAGTTAATAATTCGAATTTTTTCGCCTTGACCTTTGTCTGACCAGAGTTTCTTTTCAAATAAATGCTCATTATTAGTAATAACCGCATTTGCTGAAGTTAAAATACGCGTGGTCGAGCGATAATTTTGTTCAAGCATGACGATTTTTAGCTTAGGAAAATCTTCTTTGAGCAGCCCCATGTTTTCAGGTTTAGCACCGCGCCATGCGTAAATAGATTGGTCATCATCACCAACGACGGTAAAGCGCCCTTGCGGTCCGACCAGATATTTAATCATCTCATACTGAGCCGTATTGGTATCTTGATATTCATCGACCAACAAATAGCGAATACGGTTTTGCCACTTGTCACGTAGCTCTCTGTTTTCACGTAAGATTTTGGTCGGCAATACAATCAAGTCATCAAAATCGACCGCATTATAAGCCCGCAGATTTCGCTCATACAGCGCATAAAGCGTCGCAAAAATCATATCTTCTGGATCGTCTAAGGTTTCCATCGCCTTATCCGGCTCAATCAAATCGTTTTTCCAATCAGAAATCATTTTTATCGCTTTGCCGACCAACTCTCGACTTTCAGCGCCACTTAAGTTGTCACGCATCATCAGCTCCATCAGCAGACGCTTGCTATCATCGCTGTCCATGATGGAGAAGTTGCCCTTAAGGGGCGTATGAAGCAGCTCATAACGCAAAAACTGTAGCCCAAACTGGTGAAAGGTTGATACTGTCAGCCCACGCGTCTTTTCACTCGGTAGCAATTTACTGACTCGAGCTTTCATCTCACGCGCCGCTTTATTGGTAAAGGTCACCGCGGTGATGCGCTCAGCTGGCATATTACATTCTTCAATCAAATAAGCAATTTTGCGCGTAATCACTGAGGTCTTACCGGAGCCGGCACCTGCTAATACCAGCAGCGGACCGGATACGTAGAGCATGGCTTCTTGTTGTTTGGGATTAAGTTGACTCATAACGTGACCTGTAAGACAAAAGCAAAAAGAGGGTAGCAGTAAATCGTAAAATGCACCTAGCTGCCATCAAGCGAAAGGCACATTCGTTAAAACAGATGACATTTTTAATAGGATAAGTCACAGAATAATTTTAAAATTTTGTGGCAATCTTTGAGAAAAATCAGGTGAGCTATTATAAAGCAAAACCAGGGCTTTTGGGCAGGAGTTAGTAGCGGGGTATATATAAAATTATGAGGTATATATAAGGTACGTCTTAAAAAATGGCTTGGAGAAACATTTTGTTTCAATGAAAAACGTCTAAAATTTAGCTAACATAAGGTCATTTGCCATGAATGGAAATAAGGCGTTAGAGTTAAGTATCATCACTTAGAAGAGTAGACATTAAACAATCATAAGCTGTAGCTAAATGCGCGATTTATATACATTTTTTACCTTATTTAGTATTCAATTAGTAGGGTATCCCTTAAAGTGGTAGAAGGTTTTTAGAGCAGGATAATAGATAATCTATAGCATAGTTTGCGCATAAAAAAACCTATTTTTTTTGCCGATAAAGTGACCGCTCAATACAGTTAAAAACTAGCTTTTGATTGCCGATATGCGTATAGTACGTAAATAATTTATGCCAGTTGTCACGTCATTGTTGACCACGTGTAATGAGCTATTAAATCAATTAAATAAACACGAAAATATGATATTGATTTAATACGTTGATCTTACGTTGTTAGAAGATGCGTTGGGCGACCAGCCTTTATCCGCATATCGAGCGGAAACTCTATAGTTGGTCATGTCTGACATCGTCGTCAATAAGCTTGATAATTGGTTGTTACCAGCACAGAACCTAACATGTGACTCAACGACAGTTGCGTTGTGTTTTCGTCTGCGTTATGCCTGTCGCTTTACGACCTTAAAATAGGTCGGTACTTGCACAGCGTGTAACACTCGATTGGGTGAGGAGCACGTATTATCATGTCTGCTTTTAATTGGTCAGCCATTGCTTTTATTTTAGCCGCCATTGCGCTAGTTGTGTTTATGTTGGTCGTACCGCGTCTACTTGGCGGTCGCTCTCATGGTTCACAAAAAGAAGAGATATTTGAAGCGGGTGTTGTCGGATCTGGCAACGCCCGTATTCGTTTGTCCGCCAAATTCTATTTGGTGGCCATCTTCTTTGTTATTTTTGATCTAGAAGCCCTCTACTTATATGCTTATGCCGTTTCGGTACGTGAAGCTGGATGGCTTGGCTTTGCTGCTGCCGCTATATTTATCACCATCTTGATCATTGGCTTAGTATACGAGCTGAGTCTGGGTGCGATGAACTGGGCGCCAGCTGATAAGCTGCGCAAAAAAGCGCGCCTATATGCTGCACCTGCTGGCTTTAGTCTAGCGGACATCACTAAGTTCGATGGCGTTGATGAGCTAATGGTTGATCCTACGGGCAAGATACCTGCGCAGTCTTCAGGACAGATTAATGTTTCAAACAATATTGAGACCAATCGTCGTCACTTGCAAAACATCGATCACATTAACACCACGGGCAATGTGACTTCTGTGGACTTTGCGACGTCTGCGCAAACAGACAATATTAAGCGTTAATAAACCCTAATGGTTTTGCCGGTTTTTGCTCAAACTTTGCCTAGCCTGCTAGAAGCTGAAAGCAAAGTAAGGTGCTGTAAACAGATTTATCATATATTTATATTAATGGTCACTTATTAATAATAGAAGTTATGGCGATAGTGATGACAAATGATTGTCATGCATTGCTTAAAATAAAGGTTGTATGTTATGAAATACACATTAACAAAAGCCAACCCTGATGCAGATGTCTATCCTGCTCAGACAAGCCAAACC
This window of the Psychrobacter arcticus 273-4 genome carries:
- the dut gene encoding dUTP diphosphatase; the encoded protein is MQAVQVKVLNPKITEDKAFSLPTRATDGSAGIDLRACIDEPLTIKAGTTHLIGTGLAIYIQDPNFAGMILPRSGLGHKHGIVLGNLVGLIDADYQGELMVSIWNRSLEDFVLNPAERMAQYVVVPVARPEFEVVTEFSDTSARGAGGFGHSGRQ
- the mgtE gene encoding magnesium transporter, with the protein product MPVPTPNSERPLTRQGDYNPAESNAEYKLLYLQQLVADKAYEAITEFLGRQSEYEIANLLESFPTQSRLLIWAQVPDNIKGEVLAELEFDTRQPLMENISSKEISLFTQDLDAQDISEILDTVTESVRTSVMATLDEDIRIQVNKLDTYADWEVGSYMDPELIQVREDMTLADVQKWLRENIDLLDDESQELLVVDQSQQLLGLLSLVDLIKHKQSTLVADLIDTAITINDRLDIQDAAAIFRSEDIRFAPVINSHGELVGQLNGEDIMEIIQDDVDSTMKNLAGVSQDEELFAPILTSAKSRSIWLGINLCTALLAAAVIGQFEAVLAKVVALAILMPVVASMGGIAGSQTLTVVIRGMAMGQIGGSNRVWLLNKELWVGAINGIIWAIIMAFIAQLWFHNIKISAVIGLAIAINMTAANVSGISIPLMLKRMNIDPALSASVILTTVTDIVGFMSFLGLASVLIL
- a CDS encoding UvrD-helicase domain-containing protein codes for the protein MSQLNPKQQEAMLYVSGPLLVLAGAGSGKTSVITRKIAYLIEECNMPAERITAVTFTNKAAREMKARVSKLLPSEKTRGLTVSTFHQFGLQFLRYELLHTPLKGNFSIMDSDDSKRLLMELMMRDNLSGAESRELVGKAIKMISDWKNDLIEPDKAMETLDDPEDMIFATLYALYERNLRAYNAVDFDDLIVLPTKILRENRELRDKWQNRIRYLLVDEYQDTNTAQYEMIKYLVGPQGRFTVVGDDDQSIYAWRGAKPENMGLLKEDFPKLKIVMLEQNYRSTTRILTSANAVITNNEHLFEKKLWSDKGQGEKIRIINCRNDDDESERVAKEIVTHKLRFGNEWEQYAVLYRSNFQARMLEAQLRQLQVPYKLSGGQSFFARSEIKDVMSYLRLILNPEDDSAFLRVINTPKRGMGPATLEKLGLFSQEHSISLLASCTHAGLAHVLPSKAYSTLKEFGDFIEHYTRELDQHPDPVPIVRQMIDETGYIDFVRSDSKTPQQEKNRIDNIDMLYTSIQSLINRAEEDEDRTIDTIIRKLVLLDMLEQQQEEENTNKVNLMTLHAAKGLEFDFVYIMGLEEEMLPHRNSILSETVEEERRLMYVGITRARRELTLTLATQRRAGGQMRVTSESRFLDELPEDHIDWPAKAKKQKATKDPAAVADEYLANIRALLGNR
- the ndhC gene encoding NADH-quinone oxidoreductase subunit A, producing the protein MSAFNWSAIAFILAAIALVVFMLVVPRLLGGRSHGSQKEEIFEAGVVGSGNARIRLSAKFYLVAIFFVIFDLEALYLYAYAVSVREAGWLGFAAAAIFITILIIGLVYELSLGAMNWAPADKLRKKARLYAAPAGFSLADITKFDGVDELMVDPTGKIPAQSSGQINVSNNIETNRRHLQNIDHINTTGNVTSVDFATSAQTDNIKR